The window CCAAGCACGGCGGTGCAGCCGCAGGCTCGATGGGCGCGATCGGTTGCTTCAGCTTCTATCCGACAAAGAATCTAGGCGGCATGGGCGATGGCGGCCTGCTGACAACCAACGATCCCAAGCTGGCCGAACGTCTGCGGTTGTTCGCTGCTCACGGCATGAATCCGCGTTATCACCACAAGGTGATCGGCATCAACAGCCGGCTCGATACCCTGCAAGCCGCCGTGCTCAATGTGAAGCTTAAGCATCTGCAGGAATGGTCTGCTGCTCGCACGACGAACGCGCTCCGTTATCACGAAGGTCTGGCCGCGAATCACGATCTCGGTTTGCCGATCGCGTTGCAGGGAAACGAGCACGTGTGGAATCAATACACGGTTCGCGTGCCGAATGGCCAGCGAAATGCGGTGAAGCAACGCCTCACCGAAGCCGGTGTCGGCTGCGAGATTTATTATCCGATTCCGCTCCATCAGCAGGAATGCTACCGCTCGCTTGGTTATCGCACTGGCAGCTTGCCGGAAACCGAACGGGCCGCAGCCGAAGTTCTCAGCCTGCCGATCTTCCCCGAACTGACCGCCGAAGAGCAGTACGTCGTGATCGAACGGCTCGAAGAAGCACTAGCGCCGCGCCGCGCTGCCGCTGCTTAAGAGGAGGAACTCTTGTCGCTCCTCTTCACCGTCGTCTTTGCCTCCGGTGCCCGCAGCACGCATCACAAATTGGCTCTCGATGCGCTGCGGCATTTGCGGATGGCCGATGCGCAGTCGTGGATGGACGTGTTCCTCCGCTACAACGCGTCGTATCTCGACGGTGCGAAGGCTCCCGATACGCAGTTCAAGGATTTCAAGAATCATGTTCTGCACGTGCGCGAGAACTACTGGGGCGGCGCAGTTGCTGCCGCTGAAAAGTGGTACGCCAAATCGCTGCAGGCCCTGAAGACACACGACTGGGAAGACGCTGTCTATTCGATTGGCGTGATGAGCCATTATTTTTCTGACCCGCTGATGCCGCTGCACACGGGGCAATCAGAGGACGAAGGACCAATCCATCGCGCGGTCGAATGGTCTGTCTGCAAGTCGTACGGCGAACTGCAGCATATTCTCGACGAAGATCAGGGCGGTTATCCCCGCTGGGAATGCCCTACTGGCAGCGATTGGCTCGCACAGATGGTTCGCCGCGCCGCCGATCTTTCGAATCCGCATTACGAAACGATCATTGATCACTACGATCTCGCCGCCGGCACACGCGATCCGCTCCTCGGTCTCGACCAAACGCTCAAAGACGTTTTTGCCAAGTGCCTCGGCTATGCCGTAATCGGCCTGGCGCGGATCATCGAGAAGCTTATCGAAGAAGCCAACGTCGATCCGCCGTGGGTCGATGTCACGCTGCAGGGGGTGATGGCGGCGGCCAAGATGCCGTTCCGGGCGATTGCAAAAAACATCGAGGATGTGCACGAGCGCGAAAAGCTCCGGCAGATCTTCGACGAGTTTGAGCGGACCGGCAAAGTCATCGAAACTTTGTCGCCCGACGATGCAGAGGTCCGAAAGGCCCACGCCGCCGAAGTGCTCCACACGCCGCTGAGCGTGCTCGATTCGCAGCCGATCCGTAAACCGGGCGAACGCCATGGCCAGGGTGTTGCTGTGCGCGAACGCAGTGCGCGTAGCGTCACGGTCCCCGTGATCGACAATCGCAAGCGCTCGACCAACGTGCCGCAGCCAGAACCGGCTCCGGCCGAGCCGAAGTTCGCGTCGGCAACGAAACTCCCTTTCACTCCAGCTGCGAAAACGCCTCCTAAAGAATCCGTCAAAGAGCCGGTCAAGGAAGTTGCGAAGCAAGTCGTCAAGGAATCACCCAAAGAGAAGTTACTGCGCTACGACGCACCGACGGAAATCGAAGAGCCGATAAAAGCAGTCGCGCCGCCGCCCCCGGCTACGCCGAAAAAGCCAGAACCCGTTGCCGTGGTGAAAGAGCCAGTAAAAGAGCCGGCGAAAGAACCCGTGAAGGAGAAGCACGCAGCTCCCAAGGCTATCGAGAAACCAGCGGAAAAGCCGCCCGAAAAACCACCGGCCAAGGCCGCTGAAAAACTTCGCGTCGATCCACCCGCCGAAGAAAAACCGGCGCCCAAGAAGACTGAAAAGAAGCCTGCCGAGACCAAACTCAAGTTCTACCTCGATCGCAGCAAGCCGATTCAAGACGCTCCTTCGATCGGCAGCAAAACAGCCGATCGCATGCGTGCTGCCGGTGTGAACACCGTCGGCGAACTCCTGTCGTCGCATCCCGAAAAGCTTGCCGCCAAACTCGATGTCGCGCACATCGTGGCCGACGTCATCCGCCAATGGCAGGCCGAGGCGACGCTTGTCTGCCGCGTGCCGGGGCTGCGCGGTCACGATGCACAGATTCTCGTGGCCTGCGGCATCGATCAGCCCGCCGAACTCGCCGAAAGCGAAGTCGAGG is drawn from Anatilimnocola floriformis and contains these coding sequences:
- a CDS encoding DegT/DnrJ/EryC1/StrS family aminotransferase, with protein sequence MNSPFVKNIPLLDVNRGNAPLREEFIEALTRVVDSGRFLFGPDVQQLERSVAERCGVEHAIACASGSDALLLALLALDIGDYDEVIVPSFTFFATASAVTRVGATPVFVDIEPATFNLDPACVKAAITPRTKAIIPVHLFGQCADMSSIMSLGLEHNIPVIEDAAQAIDAKHGGAAAGSMGAIGCFSFYPTKNLGGMGDGGLLTTNDPKLAERLRLFAAHGMNPRYHHKVIGINSRLDTLQAAVLNVKLKHLQEWSAARTTNALRYHEGLAANHDLGLPIALQGNEHVWNQYTVRVPNGQRNAVKQRLTEAGVGCEIYYPIPLHQQECYRSLGYRTGSLPETERAAAEVLSLPIFPELTAEEQYVVIERLEEALAPRRAAAA
- a CDS encoding DUF4332 domain-containing protein, with protein sequence MSLLFTVVFASGARSTHHKLALDALRHLRMADAQSWMDVFLRYNASYLDGAKAPDTQFKDFKNHVLHVRENYWGGAVAAAEKWYAKSLQALKTHDWEDAVYSIGVMSHYFSDPLMPLHTGQSEDEGPIHRAVEWSVCKSYGELQHILDEDQGGYPRWECPTGSDWLAQMVRRAADLSNPHYETIIDHYDLAAGTRDPLLGLDQTLKDVFAKCLGYAVIGLARIIEKLIEEANVDPPWVDVTLQGVMAAAKMPFRAIAKNIEDVHEREKLRQIFDEFERTGKVIETLSPDDAEVRKAHAAEVLHTPLSVLDSQPIRKPGERHGQGVAVRERSARSVTVPVIDNRKRSTNVPQPEPAPAEPKFASATKLPFTPAAKTPPKESVKEPVKEVAKQVVKESPKEKLLRYDAPTEIEEPIKAVAPPPPATPKKPEPVAVVKEPVKEPAKEPVKEKHAAPKAIEKPAEKPPEKPPAKAAEKLRVDPPAEEKPAPKKTEKKPAETKLKFYLDRSKPIQDAPSIGSKTADRMRAAGVNTVGELLSSHPEKLAAKLDVAHIVADVIRQWQAEATLVCRVPGLRGHDAQILVACGIDQPAELAESEVEDLLELITPFVESSDGQRVLRGSEPPDEEEVSEWIAAAGQARSLKAA